The proteins below come from a single Caenibius sp. WL genomic window:
- a CDS encoding nuclear transport factor 2 family protein, which yields MNDALQALLDEREITRGLSRFARILDTKSWDELGDVFADDLSFDYGTGVEQRGMAELRTNMTRFLDKCGGTQHLIGSILVDVDGDRATSRAYVQARHQRTGDHAGPVFDSNGEYIDQWERRAAGWRIVRRDARWASQTGDPAIIGAGTSELG from the coding sequence ATGAATGACGCCCTCCAAGCCCTGCTCGACGAGCGGGAAATCACCCGCGGGCTGTCCCGCTTCGCCCGGATTCTCGACACCAAGAGCTGGGACGAACTGGGCGATGTCTTCGCCGACGATCTCAGCTTCGATTACGGCACCGGCGTGGAACAGCGCGGCATGGCCGAACTGCGCACCAACATGACCCGCTTCCTCGACAAATGCGGCGGCACGCAGCACCTGATCGGCAGCATCCTGGTCGATGTCGACGGCGACCGCGCCACCAGCCGCGCCTATGTCCAGGCCCGCCACCAGCGGACCGGCGATCACGCGGGCCCGGTGTTCGATTCCAACGGCGAATACATCGACCAGTGGGAACGGCGCGCAGCAGGCTGGCGGATCGTCCGCCGCGATGCCCGCTGGGCCAGCCAGACCGGCGATCCCGCGATCATCGGGGCGGGCACCAGCGAACTGGGATAA
- a CDS encoding DoxX family protein, with product MKFLIGLNGPAYALLRIVSGLLFLSHGVQKFFNFPAPFPMKLNPLLTSAGIIELVAGTLIMIGFATRPAAFIASGMAAVGYWLTHATKGIYPITNGGETIALYCFVFLFIATQGPGIWSVSKK from the coding sequence ATGAAGTTCTTGATTGGCTTGAACGGTCCCGCCTACGCATTGCTGCGCATCGTCAGCGGCCTGCTGTTTCTCTCGCACGGTGTTCAGAAATTCTTCAATTTTCCGGCACCATTTCCGATGAAGTTGAACCCCTTGCTCACTTCCGCCGGCATCATCGAGCTGGTGGCTGGGACACTGATTATGATCGGTTTTGCCACACGGCCTGCTGCCTTCATCGCCAGTGGTATGGCGGCTGTTGGCTACTGGCTGACGCACGCGACCAAGGGGATATATCCAATCACCAACGGCGGCGAGACAATCGCGCTTTACTGCTTCGTTTTTCTGTTCATTGCGACGCAGGGCCCAGGCATCTGGAGCGTATCAAAAAAGTAG
- a CDS encoding EthD domain-containing protein — MFKCMALLRKRADISREQFIDYYQNNHSVLIRSLLPGIIDYRSNFLDMEGAFLFPDAAPIDFDVITEIWLEDRATYDRFIAASADPEIARQIAEDEEHLFERGASRMVVVEERQWTGPAA, encoded by the coding sequence ATGTTCAAATGCATGGCCCTGCTGCGCAAGCGCGCGGATATCAGCCGCGAACAGTTCATCGATTATTATCAGAACAACCATTCGGTGCTGATTCGCAGCCTGCTGCCGGGAATTATCGATTACCGCAGCAATTTCCTCGACATGGAAGGCGCATTCCTGTTCCCGGATGCGGCCCCCATCGATTTCGACGTGATCACCGAAATCTGGCTGGAAGACCGCGCCACCTATGACCGGTTCATCGCCGCGTCGGCCGATCCGGAGATCGCCCGCCAGATCGCGGAGGACGAGGAACACCTGTTCGAACGCGGCGCCTCGCGTATGGTCGTGGTCGAAGAACGCCAATGGACCGGGCCCGCCGCCTGA
- a CDS encoding EthD domain-containing protein: protein MIKCIALLRKRADLSREDFIAYYETRHAPLVLSLLPGIVEYRRSFVQPGGAFPAADGSPIDFDVITEIWLPDHEAHQRFLARATDSEIARRLAEDEAMMCDGAATRMVVVEEHTSPMGAIL from the coding sequence ATGATCAAATGCATCGCGCTGCTCAGGAAACGCGCCGACCTCTCGCGGGAGGATTTCATCGCCTATTACGAAACCAGGCATGCGCCGCTGGTGCTCTCGCTTCTACCGGGCATTGTCGAATACCGGCGCAGCTTCGTGCAGCCGGGCGGCGCATTCCCCGCGGCCGACGGCAGCCCGATCGATTTCGATGTCATCACCGAAATCTGGCTGCCCGATCATGAGGCGCACCAGCGTTTCCTCGCCCGCGCGACGGACTCCGAAATCGCCAGACGCCTTGCCGAAGACGAAGCGATGATGTGCGATGGCGCGGCCACGCGCATGGTCGTGGTCGAAGAACACACCAGCCCGATGGGAGCAATACTATGA
- a CDS encoding lipocalin family protein — protein MAIDYGGWSRLSWARTLRAGWRDNRLKHPATTGPHTLQCLKSWSLRQRRSGNEGWATFSQNERFGLGIKPKDRFSMNRKYLATTGLIGALLATTACAVIPRPGPVGNHAVPEPVKRVDVNKYMGRWYEQFRYEASFQKDMDAVTADYSLNDDGTVKVVNRGQKPNGKFKQSTGKAKIVDPTTNAKLKVSFFGPFYGDYWVLDHGENYEWSLVGEPSGRYLWALTRTARPAPEMMAMLENRAKELGYDWSLVRVTKQPN, from the coding sequence ATGGCGATTGATTATGGCGGATGGAGCCGCCTGTCGTGGGCACGTACGCTGCGTGCTGGGTGGCGCGATAACCGCCTCAAGCATCCCGCCACAACGGGACCACATACGCTCCAATGTCTCAAGAGCTGGAGCCTTCGGCAACGCCGGAGCGGCAACGAGGGTTGGGCAACCTTTTCCCAAAATGAGCGTTTCGGCCTCGGCATCAAGCCTAAGGATCGATTCTCTATGAACAGGAAGTACCTTGCCACAACAGGCCTGATCGGTGCCCTTCTGGCCACAACTGCGTGTGCAGTCATTCCTCGCCCTGGCCCTGTTGGCAACCACGCGGTTCCTGAACCCGTCAAACGGGTCGATGTTAATAAGTACATGGGACGCTGGTACGAGCAATTCCGTTACGAAGCATCGTTCCAGAAAGACATGGACGCGGTCACTGCCGACTACTCCCTGAACGATGACGGCACCGTGAAGGTGGTAAACCGGGGGCAAAAGCCAAACGGTAAATTCAAGCAATCGACGGGCAAGGCGAAGATCGTTGATCCCACGACCAACGCGAAGCTCAAAGTATCGTTTTTCGGCCCGTTTTATGGCGACTATTGGGTCTTGGATCACGGAGAGAACTACGAATGGTCCCTCGTCGGTGAACCATCCGGTCGGTATCTGTGGGCGCTCACTCGCACAGCCCGGCCAGCGCCGGAGATGATGGCAATGCTTGAAAACAGGGCGAAGGAATTGGGATACGACTGGTCCCTGGTTCGCGTGACCAAGCAGCCGAACTGA